One stretch of Prunus persica cultivar Lovell chromosome G1, Prunus_persica_NCBIv2, whole genome shotgun sequence DNA includes these proteins:
- the LOC109946685 gene encoding putative F-box/LRR-repeat protein At4g15060 yields MPKRKAKHSGWTYGKRQKIPINLGDKEDNYSEEDQISQLPDVILISILSLLGIREAARTRVLSKRWICVWKQITCLNFDDIDALSKPQKKRRQRVKTASSYNWVNQVLQLHQGPSLDEFKIRSSSLDYSPSSSEIDNWIEFAMWRRVQGLEIDLEAGRRSRFSSPSYIFPDKPFRSPFGISCIKSLKHLSLSFVNITGELV; encoded by the coding sequence ATGCCGAAAAGAAAGGCTAAGCATTCTGGATGGACATATGGGAAACGGCAAAAGATTCCAATCAATTTGGGTGATAAGGAAGATAATTATTCCGAGGAGGATCAGATCAGTCAGCTACCAGATGTCATTCTAATTAGCATTCTTTCCTTATTGGGTATCAGGGAAGCAGCAAGAACTCGTGTCCTCTCTAAGAGGTGGATCTGTGTGTGGAAACAGATTACTTGTCTCAACTTCGATGATATAGATGCATTATCCAAACCacagaagaaaagaaggcaaCGAGTGAAAACAGCATCTAGTTACAATTGGGTGAATCAAGTCTTGCAATTGCACCAGGGTCCATCCTTAGATGAATTCAAAATTCGTTCTTCCTCACTCGATTACAGTCCTAGTAGTTCTGAAATCGAcaattggattgaatttgcaATGTGGAGGAGAGTTCAAGGCCTTGAGATAGATTTGGAAGCAGGCAGACGGTCTCGTTTTTCTTCTCCCAGTTATATCTTTCCAGATAAGCCATTTAGAAGCCCTTTTGGTATTTCCTGCATCAAGTCCCTTAAACACCTCTCTTTGTCCTTTGTAAATATAACCGGCGAACTTGTTTAG